The nucleotide window CTGGCGGATGAGGAACAGAAACACATCGGTCTGCTGCAGAAAATCAACAGCAGAGTGCGGCCGACCAGCGACGAACTGACCGCCCTTGAGGCGAGCGTATGTGCTTACCGGCCAATGCTGAACGAAGCCGACCTGAACGCCGAACTGGACCGTGACCCTGACGCCTTTCGTCATGTGGTCAAAGATGAAGAGGAAACCATCGAGTTTTTCGACCTTCTGGCCAGGGAGTGCCAGGATGCCAGGATGAAGAAACTCTGTCTGCTGCTGGCCAGACAGGAGCGCAAGCACCTGGCAACCGTCGAAAACATCTACGACTTTGTGGAAGAACCGAGGACGTACCTGGAGTGGGGCGAATTCAGCAACCTGCATAAACTGTAGCGCCAGTGGGCCGTGCCCCGGTGAACTTGCGAAGCCTTTGTAACATGGGATAATAGGGAAAGCCGTTCGCCGGGGAGGGATCATGGAAACGACATTGCGCCGGGTCCTGCCGGACCAGGAGTTGATCAGGCTCTACGAGCAGATGTTCCTTTCGCGCGAATTCGAGGAGCGGTGTGCCGAGCAGTACTCCAAAGGGCACATCACCGGATTCCTGCATCTCTACAGCGGTCAGGAGGCGGTGGCGGTCGGGGCTACGGCGGGATTGCACCGGGATGATTACATCCTCTCCGCCTACCGCGAGCATGCCCAGGCCATCGTACGCGGAGCGGAGCCGCGACGGGTGATGGCCGAACTGTTCGGCAAGGCTACCGGCATCTGCAAGGGCAAGGGGGGCTCCATGCACCTCTTCGATCCCTCGCTGAACTTCATGGGGGGCTACGCCATCGTGGGGGGGCAATTTCCGATCTCGGTCGGCCTGGCATTCGCCTCTCGCTATCGGGGTGAGGACCGCATCGCAGCCTGTTTCTTCGGCGACGGCGCCGTCAATCAGGGCACCTTCCACGAATCCCTCAACTGGGCCCAGCTGTGGCAACTACCGGTGCTGTTCATCTGCGAGAACAACTTCTACGGCATCGGCACCGAACTTCACCGTTCCTCTGCCCTCGCCTCGATCCACCGCCGCACCTGCGGCTATGATATCCCCTCCGAAAAAGTGGATGGCATGGACGTGATCGCCATGTACAAGGCGGTCAGGCATGCCGCCGAAAAAGTCCGCGAAACCGGCCGCCCTCATTTCATCGAAGCCACCACCTACCGTTTCCGGGGACATTCCATGTCCGATCCCGGCAAGTACCGCTCGGCAGCCGAACATGAACTATGGAAGACCCGAGACCCTTTGCCCAATTATGCCCGCCGCCTGATCCAGGAAGATATTGCCACGCGGGAGGCGCTGGATGCCATCGAGGCCCGCTGCAAGACGATCAT belongs to Geobacter sp. SVR and includes:
- a CDS encoding ferritin family protein, translated to MNIIECTIAMKQGTHAHYRRLAEAVGDTELQRLFSLLADEEQKHIGLLQKINSRVRPTSDELTALEASVCAYRPMLNEADLNAELDRDPDAFRHVVKDEEETIEFFDLLARECQDARMKKLCLLLARQERKHLATVENIYDFVEEPRTYLEWGEFSNLHKL
- the pdhA gene encoding pyruvate dehydrogenase (acetyl-transferring) E1 component subunit alpha; its protein translation is METTLRRVLPDQELIRLYEQMFLSREFEERCAEQYSKGHITGFLHLYSGQEAVAVGATAGLHRDDYILSAYREHAQAIVRGAEPRRVMAELFGKATGICKGKGGSMHLFDPSLNFMGGYAIVGGQFPISVGLAFASRYRGEDRIAACFFGDGAVNQGTFHESLNWAQLWQLPVLFICENNFYGIGTELHRSSALASIHRRTCGYDIPSEKVDGMDVIAMYKAVRHAAEKVRETGRPHFIEATTYRFRGHSMSDPGKYRSAAEHELWKTRDPLPNYARRLIQEDIATREALDAIEARCKTIIDEAVAFAEQSPWPEDAEVFNDIYV